In Ascochyta rabiei chromosome 2, complete sequence, one genomic interval encodes:
- a CDS encoding Small glutamine-rich tetratricopeptide repeat-containing protein 2, which produces MATNQQSRKRLALAILDFLQTSQTDGSVTPDNAEQLEVAANCIAEAFEVDADDAAAKKDALGGQNLLSIYNVYEKLKGKTTASTEGSSSATEARPATPQTPSTSASGPGGPNKDEAERLKGLGNEAMKKKDYPAAVKHYSAALDVVPLNPIYLSNRAAAHSGMGKHELAKEDAELAVAADPNYSKAWSRLGLAKFVLGDTKGAMDAYKAGMDAEGGGSEVMRKGYETAKRKYEEEGGDVGAPEASRGAPGAGAGGMPDLSSLAGMLGGGGGGGGGMPDLAGLMQNPMMRQMAQNLMSNPDMLNNLMSNPRLAEMAQQFGGGGGGAGAGAGASAGAGAGAGAGAGAGAGAGRGSGGGAGGMPDLASLMNDPNIAEMARNFMGGAGGAGRGAPQ; this is translated from the exons ATG GCAACCAACCAACAGTCTAGGAAGCGCCTTGCGCTCGCCATTCTCGACTTCCTCCAGACCTCGCAGACCGATGGCTCGGTCACGCCAGACAACGCCGAGCAGCTCGAGGTTGCTGCCAACTGCATTGCCGAAGCCTTTGAGGTTGACGCCGACGACGCCGCCGCAAAGAAAGACGCTCTGGGCGGCCAGAATCTGCTTTCCATCTACAACGTCTATGAGAAGCTAAAGGGAAAGACCACTGCCTCGACAGAGGGCAGCTCATCCGCCACCGAGGCTCGCCCCGCGACCCCCCAGACGCCCTCGACCAGCGCCTCAGGGCCAGGCGGGCCGAACAAGGATGAGGCAGAGCGCCTGAAGGGCCTCGGAAACGAGGCAATGAAGAAGAAGGACTACCCTGCTGCCGTCAAGCACTACTCGGCCGCGCTCGACGTCGTGCCCCTCAACCCCATCTACCTCTCCAACCGCGCCGCCGCACACTCGGGCATGGGCAAGCACGAGCTGGCCAAGGAGGATGCCGAACTGGCAGTCGCTGCCGACCCCAATTACTCCAAGGCTTGGTCGCGTCTCGGCCTCGCAAAGTTCGTCCTCGGCGACACAAAGGGCGCCATGGATGCCTACAAGGCCGGCATGGATGCCGAGGGCGGCGGCTCAGAGGTCATGCGCAAGGGCTACGAGACAGCGAAAAGGAAGTACGAGGAAGAGGGCGGTGACGTCGGTGCTCCCGAGGCCTCGCGAGGCGCACcgggcgcaggcgcaggtgGTATGCCCGATTTATCGTCGCTCGCTGGCATGCTTGGTGGtggcggaggcggaggcggcgGCATGCCCGACCTCGCGGGGCTGATGCAGAACCCTATGATGAGGCAGATGGCGCAGAACCTGATGAGCAACCCGGATATGCTGAACAACCTCATGTCCAACCCCAGGTTAGCTGAGATGGCACAGCAGTTTGGGGGAGGAGGTGgtggcgcaggcgcaggcgctgGTGCGAGCGcgggtgctggtgctggtgctggtgctggtgctggtgctggtgctggtgctggacgTGGATCTGGCGGCGGGGCTGGTGGCATGCCAGACCTCGCAAGTCTCATGAACGATCCCAACATTGCTGAGATGGCACGCAACTTCATGGGTGGAGCTGGAGGGGCTGGCCGTGGAGCCCCGCAGTAG
- a CDS encoding translation machinery-associated protein 20 has translation MFKKDISAGAKSKVKSSAQRAIRSKVLEEYPKLEPYIEDILPKKEQLDLVKLPDRVSLYTLNSTPLFFQHMDDAIIPHLTLVHKYPTAFHRLRIDRGAIRFVLSGAALMAPGMTSPGGRLPSKDLSPEDQERYGSEDLEAGTVVVIEAEGKETACMVGVLKMGTAEMREKKKGQACEAGHYLGDGLWTMAL, from the exons ATGTTCAAGAAAGA CATCTCGGCCGGCGCAAAGTCGAAAGTAAAATCGAGCGCCCAGCGCGCAATCCGGTCCAAGGTCCTCGAAGAATACCCCAAACTTGAGCCCTACATCGAAGACATCCTACCCAAGAAGGAGCAGTTAGACCTCGTCAAGCT ACCCGATCGCGTGTCCCTCTACACCCTCAACTCGACACCCCTCTTCTTCCAACACATGGACGACGCCATCATCCCCCATCTGACCCTCGTACACAAGTACCCCACCGCCTTCCACCGCCTGCGCATCGATCGCGGCGCAATCCGTTTCGTGCTCTCGGGCGCCGCGCTCATGGCACCGGGCATGACTTCTCCTGGGGGCCGTCTGCCAAGCAAAGATTTGTCGCCAGAGGACCAGGAGCGGTATGGGTCAGAGGATCTGGAGGCCGGAACGGTGGTGGTGATTGAGGCCGAGGGCAAGGAGACGGCGTGTATGGTTGGCGTGCTGAAGATGGGGACTGCAGAGATgagggagaagaagaaggggcAGGCGTGCGAGGCTGGGCACTACCTGGGAGACGGGCTGTGGACCATGGCTTTGTGA
- a CDS encoding tRNA-splicing endonuclease subunit sen54, protein MADADEDVSLLGVQEGVEHDPAEETQDFRFLDKLIGGHDVAHLSLPKRGEKDFESHATNLQLDTLEASRQAMYGVLSWQRTHTQKNHILAQYHPETNTVCVEKVKSQHFQTIGRSKGGKEWLLPEEALFMIERGSLDCRWPVEEQEGVPQSHRTEEGAPMSLQAAYAAFIGYEEGVGGKLTLDMYNVYAGLKRSGYVVFRTGTWNDDRGDLLVQDANAQSDGMPGPSILTRFFSDIWRRISQPSNTVTPESLSFGPLIKPGLYRSYSDVYRLLNIIPSHDRKAPSSFILPPAADNPFRVHFDVYRTTSGFRKTARGAPDFRICVINARETPIPTSAQLNDLFAQVPEDRPKVGAQHYQKLKHGCRNVLLAVVDNGVPSYIRVADTPFDEVKIYERSGVGPRGKGGRGRGGGRGRGRGRGRGR, encoded by the exons ATGGCCGACGCAGACGAAGATGTCTCGCTTTTAGGCGTGCAGGAAGGCGTGGAGCACGACCCTGCCGAGGAAACGCAGGACTTCCGCTTCCTTGACAAGCTAAT AGGAGGCCACGACGTAGCGCATCTATCCCTACCCAAGCGCGGGGAGAAAGACTTTGAATCGCACGCGACGAACCTACAGCTCGACACCCTCGAAGCCTCGCGGCAGGCCATGTACGGCGTCTTGTCCTGGCAGCGAACGCACACGCAGAAGAACCACATCTTAGCGCAATACCACCCAGAGACAAACACGGTCTGTGTCGAAAAAGTTAAGTCGCAGCACTTCCAGACCATCGGACGCTCGAAAGGCGGAAAGGAATGGCTGCTGCCAGAAGAGGCGCTCTTCATGATTGAGAGGGGAAGCTTAGATTGCAGGTGGCCTGTCGAGGAGCAAGAGGGCGTACCACAGAGCCACAGGACAGAAGAGGGCGCACCAATGAGCCTACAAGCAGCTTATGCTGCCTTCATTGGGTACGAAGAAGGCGTCGGTGGGAAGTTGACGCTGGACATGTACAACGTATACGCAGGACTCAAGAGATCCGGCTACGTCGTATTCCGCACAGGCACATGGAACGACGATCGTGGAGACTTGTTGGTCCAAGACGCGAATGCGCAAAGCGACGGGATGCCGGGACCGAGCATTCTCACACGCTTCTTCTCGGACATCTGGCGACGCATAAGCCAGCCGTCGAACACAGTTACTCCCGAAAGCCTCTCCTTCGGCCCACTCATCAAGCCAGGGCTTTACCGAAGCTACAGCGACGTGTATCGCCTCCTGAACATTATTCCATCCCACGACCGCAAAGCGCCGTCGTCGTTTATCCTACCGCCGGCCGCCGACAACCCCTTCCGTGTACACTTCGACGTCTACAGGACTACGTCCGGCTTCCGCAAGACTGCACGCGGCGCTCCCGACTTCCGAATTTGTGTCATCAATGCGCGCGAAACCCCCATCCCGACAAGCGCACAACTGAACGACCTCTTCGCACAGGTGCCCGAAGACAGGCCCAAGGTTGGCGCACAGCATTACCAGAAGCTGAAGCACGGGTGCAGAAACGTGCTTCTGGCCGTCGTCGACAACGGAGTGCCTAGCTACATCCGAGTTGCTGATACGCCCTTTGACGAGGTCAAGATTTATGAACGATCAGGAGTAGGGCCCAGAGGCAAAGGTGGGCGAGGAAGGGGCGGCGGGCGAGGACGGGGCaggggaagaggaagagggagATGA